The Falco biarmicus isolate bFalBia1 chromosome 1, bFalBia1.pri, whole genome shotgun sequence DNA segment AAACTGCAACTGCCTTATCTATAGAACAGTGGGTGAAACACGAGGGTTATCATGTTCACCCAGGCAAGTTGAACAGTTTTGAACAAAAATTTTAATGTCTCAATAACATTAGAATTAGcagccaacccccccccccccccctttattttaACATTCAGTAACAGGAATGTTTTTTAGAGTGCGCTAGAACTatcaaaagcttttcctttcaacAACCAGTATGCACGAGTAATTATTTCACTAAACAACTCAGCAATGTCACTAGATGACTGGCAAATACACTAATAAATCTGTCGTTTATAAACCCTAACTAAAAACAAGTACTAGTACTAATCTGTGGATGATCAGTTGACTTTCTCCTTTTGCCATTCAATTTCACAGCTCCTGAACAAACACACAGACGCGCTAATCAATTTCTTCCTGAGGTGACTCTCTTCCACTTACAGGATCTGTACATTTGACTGCTGATTATAGGCAAGCTTTGGCAGGTTCCTGTGGCAAGCAAGCTTGCAGTTAGTTCAGTCCCGCCTTCAGAAAGGAGACTCATGAAGgacaaaaagatttaaataaaaatggagaaggggaggaaaacaaGAGCAGGAATATTAAAGCTACAAAGGTGTTCAATAAAAAATGTCAGTCTCTAATAAAAGAGTAAAAATTATTATGCTTAAGCTTAGCTACCCCCTGTGTACAGTCAATTCTGCTGCTTACGAGTCACTTCTACAGCCGTTAAAGCCATTGAAAGCTCGGTGTGTTCCCTGAGCCAGCTCTGACCCCACAGTGCAGCCTGCTACTCAGAGGAACAGACCTACAGTTTAGAGTAAAACTTGGTTGTTGGAGGGCACAAAAGTGACAAGAGCTCGCTTCGATAGCTTAGATGCTGAGGTAATGCTGAATGAAAGCAGTGGACGCAAACAAATGAATCGTAGCTTCGGGCTGGAGTAATATCAGGTGCATCTCTACACCCCGAGGGCTCAACTCCTACACTTCTTAAGTCCCTCCCCTGAAACAGCCTCCTGCAGTTTCACTTAGAGATCCAGCAGAGAACAGGTACTTCTCTCTCAGCAGTGACAGCTACAGCTTCCCAACAGGGATCCCCTTGAAGGTTTCGGACACCTATGTATCCGGTAAGTACATTtctttcaagcattttttttccaaataaagtGAGTTCGTATTAACTAAAAAGCAGATCAGAAGGGTTCGCTTTTCAGCTGTCTCCCAAGCCTAGGTGACTCCTAGCAGGTGCGCTTACTGCACCAGTTTCAGCTTTCAGCACAAAGTTTCAACAGGAGAGGGAAATATTTTAGtttgagagagaaaaactaACTCTTGCAAGTTTTTATAATAACTAGCTCTTGTTGGTGAAAAGTGTTTTAAGCACCTTTTTTCACACAGGAAGTTAATGTATTATATTGAAATATGACAAAAAGCTGTATTGCTTAAAATTGCTATGTTTCGTCTGCCAACTATTCTTCATACAATAGTGTCGGGTTAATCTGAAAAGCTTGTATGAAAACAAGATACTCCagttttgatttattattttttccagcttctggGAATTTAGCACAGAAAATAGGATTGTTTTGAGCTATCCTCTCTCTAGTCAATTAAAGTGTATGAAGACATCGAATTGTTAACTTCATAtttacaaaattttttttttttttcttatccatGCTGCCTAACCAATTATTTAATCTCTGTTTCTGCACTACTTCTCAAACGCGCACTCACACACAAGCACGCGCTCCTCTTCGGTCCATACCTTCAACACACACTTCCCTTCCCATCCTCGCCAACCCACTCCTCTCACCCATATTTCCTCCTCATTAACAAACAGTTGCGTTAAAATttatctttcagtttaaaggaACTGGAAGTTTAGAAGGGAGTGGTGGTTAATCACTGGAAAATCTCAGCTAGAATAAAACTCACAAATCTTGTTCTTGCAACACTCTAGGTAGGTGACAATGGCATGTCCTTGAGTTATGCAATAATGCCACAtcacaatattttaattatagcaTGTCCTTCAAAATGTTCCACCCCGGTGAGTACTCCTGGTCAGAGAGATCAACATCACCAAAAGGATACTGCAATAATAATGGAGTGTGCATGACAAACTGTTACGTAGTTTGCTAAAGCAGTGtcctaaaaagaaatataattacCATCCCTGCTTGtaataaaagacattttgaaatttcctCTTTGATCAACTGGGCATCTTAAACAATTTAGACTActtaaaaacctaaaaaacaACATgcacatgtatatatgtacatatatatgtatgtgtgtatgcatgtgtatgaatacatatgtgcatgtgtgtatacacTTATACCCACgtacatttttgtttatatatttatacacacacgTACACAATGTTAAACAATATTCTTGTTTTCTGAACTTGCTAATATATTAAAGGCAAGGAGGTAGCAACAAgaaactttcaaaaataaaaggcagaaaacctgCAGCTATCAGTCTCAGGCTGGAAAGGGCTACAGGTTAGAAAGCTGTGAGGAGGTACAGTATCGAcaaaaaacagacaaataaGACAACCCCAGCTTAACCAATATTATCTGAATAATCTGTttccaataaaaatataaataaataataccaCTACATTTCAAAGctagaaagagaaaattttaataatattaacTATCTGCATTGGTAAAAATCAGgtatacagaaaataaattctcaatctgaaaaaaaaaaaaagttacatgaaAACTATCATCCTGCTACTGaagaacattttctattttaaaaagataccaTAAGTTATGCCATTCAAGTTTAAGGAAAAAGCaactatttattttgatttttctttctaatactagattttaattttggtaGCACAAAACATATATTGTACAACTGTAACATTATTTATATAGAGACAGTTTTAATTGTTTGCACCTATTTTAAACTACTAATGTCTTTTCCAGCTGTATCTGTGGGATCAagtacttttaaatttttttaattatgaaatatgTACCTCTGCCAGATACGCCTATGTTTTACTTAGAGACTGGAGGAGAAATTATCCTTCTTGTCTGcgtttagaaatattttattactggCATTTTTAAACCATGAGAAGAAAAGGGATTAAACagtaaaagagagaaacagagcatTAATCTGGCTGACACAAGTCTATGTTAACAAAAGGGTAAACAACCTTAAAAATAAGCTACTTGTTCTACACCTCCCAAGTCAGAGCAGCAGGTTCTGGGAGCACTACTGTCTGCAGGTTGAGCATGCCATcaaaacaaatcaagaaaaaaaaaaaaaaaaaaaaaaagctgttgtaATCCTTTCCTGCTGTGCACATGGCAAAGAAGCTCCAATGCTCCAAATTTCTAACATTAAAACTGCAACAATGCATTCTATCTTATTAAGAAACGATAGTTAATACTCTGTTGAACAGGAATAACTTGATTCAAAGTTAAATACCAAGTACAAagtcggggtgggggggaacaGGACACACAGGAATTTTCATTATTAAGCAAAGGAAAGCTAGCAGAACAAGAAAATCTAATTAACATCTCTTTATTATAAGAGCTGCACCTGAATGCAAATTCAGACTGTTATCATAAATGGTTTAACTAAGAATGCAATGGAGTTTTgacaacaatattttttttttttcaaaaataattagtaCAAGTGCTTCCAAGAAGATATAAAGAGCAACAGGTACAAACTGACTGGACCAAGTCCCCTACAGACTGTCCACATTAGTTATACATCATTAgtcaaaaataaatgcaacaagctcacttaaggaaaaaaaaaaaaaaaaagaaagaccgGTTTCTTCTCTGGACCTCCCCTCCTACacctcaatttttatttattttatttttaatgtaaaagcaTTATTCTTAATCTTTCAAAGCAATTCTGGctatcattatttatttttgtaaaatatgatatgatttttttttcaattatttaacTACTATTTTAACCAGGCTTCAACGGCATAACTTTAACATGCTGCtatataattcttttttttttttttcattgttacaGTATCAGTATCCAACTCAAACAACCAAAACAGCTTTgctaaaacctgaaaaataaaaagctactTCTCTacacattcctttttctttaggCTATTGCAACATTTAATCATTTGTAAATactaagaaaaaacaatcaAGCTTTTTTTACTTACAGAgcaattttgcatttttcagagtGCCTTCACAATTACTATTTTAACAAAACTAATATTCCTATGacaacagaaacaacatttaaTACAATTTTCTAGAATTACTATACCTGATGAAACAAGCAGCAGTTCTGTAGCCTTGCCTTCAGTTTTCATAATGTGTTGCATgtcattttctattaaataatcTCCGatttaagaaatgcaaaacatccCTACTTTAACTGAAATCTCACAGCATGTAATTACCAGCAATTCTTTTCATAAAGTTGGTATTTTAATACTACTAATTCAAACGTCTatgtaaaaagctttttttaaaaaaaaaacaaacaaccatcAAGTTATCTAGTCACTCTTACAATTAGTATTCCTGTAGTTTCGGGTAACACAATAGATACAGTACGTGGTTTTGCAACAGTCATCATTTTGATAATGATGCTTATAGTTCATGATGAAATCATCAGTTTTTAGATCTCTGCCATAACACATCCTATAAAATCATGAGAACTTGACTCTGAGAGTTTCTCACGCCTTCAGAATCAGTGAACATAATGGAACAAGCTGATACAAGCCCTCCTGACTTATCTACTGAGCAAATCATTAGGCTGTATAAAGTATCCACAACCTTcgtttttctgaagaaaggcAGATGGATCATTCCCGTATAAATCAATTACTGCCAGACACTTTTTAACCTGAATTAATACACTTGTGTGTCTGCGTTAACTGTACGCCATATGTAAGGTGCTACACAGCCCAAGAATGTGAAATGTGCTTATCAAGCAGAAGATTCTATTAGTCAGATATTGCAGTACTCATTTCTCTTAATTGAAttaggaagaggaagaaaattggTGTGGTTTTATCCTTCGAGAGATTGGCCACTTTTGAGGTACCCATTGAGATTAGGCTGTTAGGAAATGCCATGCCAGTTGAAAGAGGGGGTTGGTCAGTCCTGAAAGAGCCAAGTCAGCTACCCAAGTGCACCCAGTCCACTCCACCCTCGTTTCACCAAAGCAGGAAattccctcctctctccccaaCCGGCCCGACAGGCTTGCCCCAtatccagctgctgccaggaccTGCCTCTTCTCATCCTACCCACCTCCACTCCTCTCTCAACAGCTCCACCTAGATTTCTACTTTCATCTTCTGAATGAACATTCCACCAGTTCTCAAAGAAAACTCTTTCAAGCTGGTAGCGAGGCAGGTGACTAGCACTGCTGAAAATTAGGCCACTTCTGTGACCATGCTTAGGTGCAGAGGGATGTCACAGTTTAATGTGCATCAACCTCAAGTCTGGCACCCAGCATTTTtggtttgttaaaaaaaataaaatatgcacaACACACCATATGTAATATGAGGGGGAATACAGTTAAAAGAGTGTATACTTTGTATTTAGTTCCAATATTCCACTACAGCTAATTTTAAACTTTGTGTTACAGTTCCTGCACTGCCAGTTGCAAAAGTGTTGTTTTCCGGCACCCCCTCTTCCCTGAGACACCGCCGGAGTTGGCTTCCTCTCTTCACCTGGGAAGAAGGATTCTAGAAACCTGAAAAACTGGAAACATCAAGAGGCTAAAACTGAGGAAAGCTAACCACAATAAAGTTTTTATAAAGAACCATTACATTTAAttgtttaaagcagaaaaaaaaatgagtctGCTCAAAGAACGTAAACCAAAGAAGCCTCATTATATCCCAAGACCACCAGGAAAGCCATTTAAGTACAAGTGCTTTCAGTGCCCCTTCACTTGCAATGAGAAATCCCATCTTTTCAACCACATGAAGTATGGCCTCTGCAAGAACTCAATTACTTTAGTATCGGAGCAGGATCGCGTTATCAAGTGTCCAAAGACCAGTTCTTTGGAGCCCAAACAGATCAATCAGCTTGAATCTACAGTCAAGCCAACTTCTTCCAAATCTGTCACAAACGGACTGTCAAATCTCGATTCAAAGCCTCAATATCCTTTTGCAAAAGAAGATGCCAAGGAAAATGTTGAATTACAAAACCAGGCAACAAGCACAGCGATTCAAGGACAAAAACCTGTGATGCAGAAGGAATTAAACCCTGCCAGCACTACAGCAGAAAGCGCCATCAGCATGCAGCCTCTTTTGGACAGCATCGTGAGGCCCTCGGCTTTCGTTCCTGTAGGAGAACACAGAGATAGTAAAGGCCCAGAAACTAGTGAAGTATCTGACATTGTATCACTCTCTAACAAAAGTTCACCTTTTCACACCAAGTCTGCGTTCCATGCACCAAGTCACCCATGGAAAGCAGgttctcctttcctcccagaGTTTCCACATAAAGTTGCTCCTACAAAAGGCTTTGGTTCCATTTCACCTTACATGCAACCAATGATTCCTGACTACTCGCCCCATTTTTATGAGCATAGGCTGGCTATCTACACACCTTACTTGCTTCCAGGTAATTCAGAGTGTGAAAGCTCTGCTCTGTCTGTCTATGGCACACAAGATCAAAGACACTTTCTTCCCCACCCTGGCCCGCTTCCAAAACCCATAAATCCATCAGCGTATGAACACTATCGATTGTTCCAACAATATCATTCCACTCCTCCGATACCATATGGATTTTGTAGGCCAACAGATCCTTTTTACAGATTTTCACATGTAGCTGGTATTAACAGAGATCAAAATTCTCATCTAATGGAAGAAACTACCTTGCTGTATCCAGCTTCTTTAAGCCCATCCCAACAATACCCTCTAAGTTCACATAAAAAACAAGCAgattatgaaaaagaaatgacatTATTGCATGCCAAAAGTCATTCCAAAGATGACCAAAATGAAAGAGAGAATGCTAAAATGAGCCCTCTCGCAGGAAGCGCGGCAACAGGCTCCCCTGGCAGACCCAGCCCAACCAACTTCACCCAGACAAGCCATGCATGCGAAGGCTTATTTGACCTCTCTAACAAGTCATCTTCCACGTCGCTTGGCAAGTATGATCAACCAGAAGAAAACTTCACAGCTTTTAAACCTGTGAGAAAAAGCACTGATCAACCAACTCCGCTTCAAAGTGTGCAGACACAGCAAGACAGAGGAGATTCACCTACCaggtaaaataataaaatcactttGCAAATTCTTGTCAGATTTACTAGGGACACACAAAGATAGATGGGCACATTTCATGCGATGCctcataaatatatttacatttacagcATCGAGATCATTTGTTCTATATTAACTGCGCAAAGCATAGTACAACTCACAGTTGCTACAGTGAGTAGACCAGTCGTTTTCCTTAAGTGTATCAGGTATTTCCAATACCATTACGATGCATGTGTCTGCGTATTTCAGGAAATACCTGTGTTACAGCAATGTGTATGGTAAAAGGGACTTGGGAGGGTTAAAGGAGAAACAACAGAATTACCAGACTTCTAGCCAGactttttcctccctgcccacTTCACTTCCTCAGCCCCAATGTAAAAGAGCAACTGATGGtgaattctctttttctcctcatttatttcagcattaaCGTCACTGATGAAGATTCACACACACAGAACGAAAGCCATAACAATGAAGGTTCACTGTCCAACACAGAAGACGACACAGGGATAGTTCCCCTTAATCTTTCAAAAAAGGCTGATACAAACACAGGACCTACACATGAGCATGCATACAAAACGACACCCAAAACAGAAAGTCAGAACTTCCTGGAATTGCAAGACATGCCTCTGAACCTCTCGGTAAAAGATTCCTGTAACACAGTAAGCCTAAAACCATCATTCCACAGTCCATCTCATGATAATGGTGCTGCTACTTCTCCAAACACCGAAAATGAAACCTCCGGAGCAGATGCATGTAACCCCAAGAACCCTGTTAACGGTGCCTGTGACAAATCTTCTTTCACAGCTCACCATAATGAAGCTCAAGACTTAAGAATAATTGACAGCTGTgatgaacagaaacaaacagcagctgtaGCCCTCTGTCAGCTAGCTGCGTACAGCCCAAGCAAAGCTAGAATGGACAACGAAGGGCAGAGTCCTCAGGACGATAATGCTTCGTGTACAGAACCTACTCTTAATTCTTCTGATACTCAGGATACTCAGTGCAATCAAAAagtaaaaggacaaaaaaggaCAAATCAGAAAGAATCAGCAAAATCACAGCAAGGTACTAAAAGAGTAAGGCCAAATGACTGTAGCAGAGTCTTCACTTTAAGGAAGAGAACAAGAATATCTTAATACTTTACTTTCCAATGAGTGTCTGGTCATAGAAGCTAGTTACCAGCAACACCATAAAATTTCTACAAACCGCCTCTTATTGGGTTTGGTCCCTGACAAGATATATTCAATTCCTCCCATGTAAATAATGttcataattttatattaatatttttaagtaactGAACTTTCCCTTGTATAAGCTCAGATTTTGATGAGTGAATTTTTGCATTCGTTACTAAAGCCAAAGTACATTAGATGAATCTTTAACGGTTTTTGCAATTGTATTaatgtaaaataacttttacaacttcttttcttaaaagatGCTTAAGCTCTAGAAACAATACTGTTCAATAACATACTGTCATAGTCTTTCAGgcttaatttcatttaatagtgggtttttttcttttttctttgaacaactttttatttcactgtgcaGTAGTTTAAATAAGCTTAAGATTAAACCTGGCTATTTAGAATTTACTGTAAAAACTGTTTTGTGTATGAATTCACCTTGCTATTATAACACAAAACAACAGGTCAATATTTGTTACTCAGAGGCAGATGCCAGTTTAAACAAACAGATCCAAGCCTTGTATAAGCAAGCTGTTCTTACGTTGACTAAAAACAAGATTCAAgttaaagcaaagaaagcctGCACCAATTTAACAAATGCAGTTTATGTCCACCTTTAACTGAACCACTATgaaaacaacaccaaaaattTGAAGATCTAAACAACGTAGGTGCCTACTCCTGAGGTTAGACAGACACTGGGCAACCTTCAAACTCCAAGCCTAGAagattatttatataatttatttcacCTGAGGCCAACTCTCCTGGTGAAGGTCTTATTTCAGTATACATGTATCACTAATTATTAGTTTCAGTGTGCTTCTATCTACATACATCCTAAAACTATTTTCTGCTTCTATAACTATGTATATAAACTTgcaatttttcaaataaatctgtGACCTGTACTTAAAGTATATGGGAAGTCATTAATGAACACAAATACATTCACTACACTATCTGTGAcatattttgtaagaaaaattaGCACAGAAATTGCTAGCCAAAGTCTCAATTTACAAGTAGAATTTGGCACGGAATACCAATTAACACTAAAAAAGGAGTTTCCTTCAGTGAAGGAAGTTCATTATGCTGATTAATCCATCTGTATTTTAGCTCCATGTGACAAACCTCAGAATTTCCTCTGCCTTAAAGCTGCTGTCCAACTTAGCGAAACTTCTACAAAAGTTTAACAAAAATAAGGCTGTTCCACTGTATAAACACCCTGCGTAAATTTGCATAGTATACACTACCAGTCTAAGTAAAACAAACCCAGACTAAGCATTATTCACTTCGAACTATGGGTATAAATTTCTCATTGATTCATTATTCAGAAAATAGACATCCTCACCTGCCTAAACATTAGTCTTTTATAGATAAAAGCTTTTCCTGGATTATCAAAAGACAAGAATATCAATCTGCTTTTCAACAAAGGGAATACGGTAACAGAAGAAGTCCAGTTAACTCAAATTACCACGTTAAGGTGGTAAGAAAGTATGATGTATGAAGTTGGACATCAGTACATGATGAAACAAGGAGAAAGAGCTTCTTTCTAGGCCAAGTTCAAAGCTTCAAGCTTAGGGACATATGCTATCAAATCCATGATTTCCAAACATGAACCTACAGAGCCTAGTGTCATCGCTGctgttttttaaactacattaaGCTATCTGCCTCACTAATCTCTTAAAGTTTCATAGAAGCAGGAAGTTTCATAGTTTCCCTTGtccataattttgaaaaaactCATCTATTTTATTGTTGATATGAATGTCTTTAAATCAACAAGGAAAAACCTTGTGGTGGTTTTCCATACAATTTATTCTTCACCATCTCTATACAGATATTATTCATAGAAACAAGCTCCAGTGGTGAAGTCTACCTCATCTTCACtcttcaaattaaataaaaactggGCTAAAGGGAACCACATAGAGGTTAACCAGTCAAACAGCTCTCCATAActttaataactttatttttgtccttcctAACAGAAATTTTTCTAACTCAATGTCCATGAAATATTGTAGGGCTCCAGTTCCTTTAGAGTAAGAAAATCAGTCCTAATGCTTACCTAACTATTCTCTTGCTGCACATTATACCTGTAATCTTGTTCTGGTTACTGAAAATAGTTGTCaaaaataaaggttttctttaaagaggAAGAGAATAAGCATTCAGTTCTGTCTTCTCTCAACCAAATAACCTCagttctttcagcctttccctgTCAATCTTATTTTCTGCTCTCTTCATGATTCCTGCTAGCTTTCTTTAAATGATCTTTTAAGTGTGATGTCCTAAGATCCCTATGTGTCAGAATTCTAGTATCAAGTGAGATGGACAGATTAACCACACACTGTTTACGACTTCTTTTCCACCATCTTGTTCTGCTGAGCTAAATAAAATTGTTGATTCATGTGGGTGACCCACATGAACTCTTAAGACTTCTCCTGCATAACCACTGCCTGGAAGTAACAGCCTATATCTTGAATTGTGGTTGCTTACTCCTAACTAGGAATATTACTTTGCACTCGTCCTAATTTCTGAAATCATTGTTAGACAATTTGAACGTAAGTCTGCCTTTCAAACAGACCCCTCTTACCACTGCTAGCTTTTCTTCCAACTTCCAGAATTCATTCCTTTGTCTTTCTCCAAATTATTATAATGGACTTTGAATTTCTACATTAAAAGTGGATTGGCTAACTTAGATAAAGCAAAACTGAGTAAGACAGATTTGCAAATTAAAACTAGAACAAACAGTattcaataaaattatttttttcatgttaatttaaatggaaaacaaggtccattaaagcaaaagggaagcaaaagggaaaaaaaacagaggagGAACAATGTGAAGTGTGCCGTGGCTATTCTGCAGCCTAtatctgctcagcaataaaggTTTGAGTCTGATGAAGACATATATAACATGATGTCATTACCAGTTATATTCTTCACTAGCTGCATCCCACTTTATGTCCAAGCCTTTCCAAATTCTATACCTACAAATTCAGACTACCCCCTTTTACTCATCCTTCACAATATCATACCTTTCTGCCTTCTGTGTAACTCATTCTTGAATATCAGATAACCAAAGGAGTTGCAGTTTGTTCAAGGTAGTGTCTGATTAGGTTTCTTACCCATATTCTTATATAACAACTGTTGGAATTCTTAGCACTCTGATTcctataaaataattcttccttAGACCTTTTATGCCTCTTTCCCAGAAAGACCTTGCTGCCACAATTGtgttctctccttcccttcctctgccatCTCAGCTTTATATTCTTCCACCCCAGTAACAGAAGGCTACCTGTTATGCAATTGGGACCTATTGAAAACTTACATACAAACCTACATATATTAAAATCACCTTCACAGGCAGCAATACACTTTCACTGTACCTCCGCAGTAAAAAAAAGGATACAACTAACACCCCTGTTCTACATTTACAAAAATTCAACCTAAGAAGTGAAAGAGATGGTTTCACAGCACAGGTCAAATCACTGGCAGAGCTAGGATTCACTCATGACTTCTGCATGACTACCTACCCTGATTCTTTGACAGAGGTGTATAGTTTCAGTTTTGTTAGAACTAAAATAGAGGCTTACCTTTGGATGACTTCCCATTCttaaagttggggttttttttaactgtttcatcTTTATCATACAAGGGCAAAAGtaattagaaaacagaaaaaaaaaaaaggctagcTGCACAAAAATTCTCACATACAAAACAGATACCATATTGGACACGACACAGAATAATTAACTGTATTAAATACcatattttacagtttcttcCAGAACAAGTCAACAGATCTTCA contains these protein-coding regions:
- the ZNF750 gene encoding zinc finger protein 750, with the translated sequence MSLLKERKPKKPHYIPRPPGKPFKYKCFQCPFTCNEKSHLFNHMKYGLCKNSITLVSEQDRVIKCPKTSSLEPKQINQLESTVKPTSSKSVTNGLSNLDSKPQYPFAKEDAKENVELQNQATSTAIQGQKPVMQKELNPASTTAESAISMQPLLDSIVRPSAFVPVGEHRDSKGPETSEVSDIVSLSNKSSPFHTKSAFHAPSHPWKAGSPFLPEFPHKVAPTKGFGSISPYMQPMIPDYSPHFYEHRLAIYTPYLLPGNSECESSALSVYGTQDQRHFLPHPGPLPKPINPSAYEHYRLFQQYHSTPPIPYGFCRPTDPFYRFSHVAGINRDQNSHLMEETTLLYPASLSPSQQYPLSSHKKQADYEKEMTLLHAKSHSKDDQNERENAKMSPLAGSAATGSPGRPSPTNFTQTSHACEGLFDLSNKSSSTSLGKYDQPEENFTAFKPVRKSTDQPTPLQSVQTQQDRGDSPTSINVTDEDSHTQNESHNNEGSLSNTEDDTGIVPLNLSKKADTNTGPTHEHAYKTTPKTESQNFLELQDMPLNLSVKDSCNTVSLKPSFHSPSHDNGAATSPNTENETSGADACNPKNPVNGACDKSSFTAHHNEAQDLRIIDSCDEQKQTAAVALCQLAAYSPSKARMDNEGQSPQDDNASCTEPTLNSSDTQDTQCNQKVKGQKRTNQKESAKSQQGTKRVRPNDCSRVFTLRKRTRIS